The window GGAACTCCAAAAACTGTCAcagtaaaaaataattaaccaaTGGTGAGAAGAATATAATCACCAAACCTATTATAGAATCTAGCATAAGGAACACTGTTTAGACCTGAGTTTCTCGGTCCAGCACGGGGAGAATTCGAGGTGGGAATAAAAGAGTTTTCTTTAACATCATAAACGCCCTTGAGAGTTCCTATAccacaaagaaaacaaacaaaatgcaTAAGTTTAGAGTATGAGCttttcaaaaaaagagaaaaaaaaatctactcaCCATCagggtttattttttatttttactttttattttttatttttttttatcttttatctttttattttttttaattatttttatatatcaaaggtattagtgttattttatctattaaataaaatattttggtcattttcctccttATGGTCTATTTTTGttaccaaaacttgaaaatgtctatttatgagaattgcctTAAAAAAAGAGTGCATTACTCTTTAAGACacttttttcagttttttgacACAATAAGACACATTGTGCCAGAGGGGCACATTCACGGATTCTGAGAGGGTTTTGGGATGAAATTACCCTTACTTTTTGTTAATAGTTAGGTTGACTAGTCAAgagttaatttgtttttgtgagAAAAAGTTATTATGATAGGTATATAGAAAGAATGATTTTTTTAAGccatgaaaattttaaacaagTATGAACATTATGAGGGGTAGCAACACACTGGATCATGAAGATGATTAGTAATAATTCAGTAGGGATATAATCATCACAAAAACACTCTCTAAATATTATGCCAGAAAATAGTGGAAGTTAATATTTCAttcaaactaattaaaaaaaaaagaagagagaatcaaaacgggtttatatatttttgttacttgTCATGTAGTTGGAGTTCATTAAGCTCATAGAGCTTAGGCTGTTCATTGCTTGAACATGAGTTTGGAAATGTCCTCCAGCAGCAGAAGGATAGGAGCTTCCAGGCATAGAATAAACCTGTGGGGATCCTACAATGCATACAAAGAGGCACATATGATGAATCTAAACAAACAACAGAAAATGATTCAAGTCATGAAGTACCTTGGAGCCCAATCATCATTGATCTATTATGTTTAGTACTTCCATCCATACTCTCCATAGAGCTCATTATACTTCCTCCATCAGAGATCAAAGCCCTGCTCAATAAGCCTCCACCACCCATACTCCCCGTAGAGCTCATTATACTTCCTCCATCAGAGATCAATCCCCTGCTCATTGAGCCTCCACCACCCATACTCCCCGTAGAGCTCAGTATACTTCCTCCATCAAAGATCAAAGCCCTGCTCATTGAGCCCCCACCACCCATACTCCCCGTAGAGCTCAGTATACTTCCTCCATCAGAGACCAAAGCCCTGCTCATTGAGCCTCCACCAGCCGTATTCCCCATGGAGCtcggtggtggtggtgctcGAGAGCTGGTGGCATTTACCAAAGTTCGAGCTCCAAAAACTGTCACagtaaaaataattaaccaATGGTGAGAAGAATATAATCACCAAACCTATTatagaatctagcataaagaaCACTGTTTAGACCTGAGTTTCTCGGTCCAACACGGCGAGCATTCGAGGTGGGAATAAAAAAGTTTTCTTTAACATCATAAACGCCCTTGAGAGTTCCTATAccacaaagaaaacaaacaaaatgcaTAAGTTTAGAGTATgagcttttcaaaaaaaagagaaaaaaaatctactcGCCATCagggtttattttttatttttactttttttttttttttatcttttatctttttattttttttaattattttttatatatctagggtattagtgttattttaccttttaaataaaacattttggtcatttttctcctTATGGTCtatttttttgaccaaaacttgaaaatgtctatttatgagaattgcctTAAAAAAAGAGTGCATTACTCTTTAAGAcactttttcagtttttttgacACAGTAAGACACAGTGTGCCTGAGGGGCACATTCACGGATTCTGAGAGGGTTTTGGAACGAAATTACCCTTACTTTATGTTAATAGTTAGGTTGACTAGTCAAgagttaatttgtttttgtgagAAAAAGTTATTATGATAGGTATATAGAAAGAATGATTTTTTTAAGccatgaaaattttaaacaagTATGAACATTATAAGGGGTAGCATCACACTTGATCATGAAGATGATTAGTAATAATTCAGTAGGGATATGATCATCACAAAAACACTCTCTAAATATTATGCCAAAAAAATAGTGGAAGTTAATATTTGAttcaaactaattaaaaaaaaagaagaaagaatcaaaaagggtttatatatttttattacttgtCATGTAGTTGGAGTTCATTAAGCTCATAGAGCTTAGGCTGTTCATTGCTTGAACATGAGTTTGGAAATGTCCTCCAGCAGCAGAAGGGTAGGAGCTTCCAGGCATAGAATAAACCTGTGGAAATCCTACAATGCATACAAAGAGGCACATATGATGAATCTAAACAAACAACAGAAAATGATTCAAGTCATGAAGTACCTTGGAGCCCAATCATCATTGATCTATTATGTTCAGTACTTCCATCCATACTCCCCATAGAGCTCATTATACTTCCTCCATCAGAGATCAAAGCCCTGCTCAATAAGCTTCCACCACCCATACTCTCCGTAGAGCTCATTATACTTCCTCCATTAGAGATCAATCCCCTGCTCATTGAGCCTCCACCACCCATACTCCCCGTAGAGCTCAGTATACTTCCTCCATCAGAGATCAAAGCCCTGCTCATTGAGCCTCCACCACCCATACTCCCCGTAGAGCTCAGTATACTTCCTCCATCAGAGACCAAAGCCCTGCTCACTGAGCCTCCACCAGCCGTATTCCCCATGGAGCTCGGTGTTGGTGGTGCTCGAGAGCTGGTGGCATTTACCAAAGTTGGAGCTTCAAAAACTGtcacaataaaaataattaaccaaTGGTGAGAAGAATATAATCACCAAACCTATTATAGAATCTAGTATAAGGAACACTGTTTAGACCTGAGTTTCTCGGTCCAGCACGGGGAACATTCGAGGTGGGAGTAAAAAAGTTTTCTTTAACATCATAAACGCCCTTGAGAGTTCCTATAccacaaagaaaataaacaaaatgcaTAAGTTCAGAGTATgagcttttcaaaaaaaagtgaaaaaaatctACTCACCATCagggtttattttttatttttactttttttttttatctttttcttttgattttttttttatatatatctagggtattagtgttattttacctattaaataaaacattttggtcattttcctccttatggtctatttttgtgaccaaaacttgaaaatgtctATTTATGAGAATCGCCTTAAAAAAAAGTGTATTACTCTTTAAGAcacttttttctgttttttgaCACAATAAGACACATTGTGCCTGAGAGGCACATTCACGCATTCCGAAAGGGTGTTGTGACGAAATTACCCTTACTTTTTGTTAATAGTTAGGTTGACTAGTCAAgagttaatttgtttttgtgagAAAAAGTTATTATGATAGGTATATAGAAAGAATGATTTTTTTAAGCTATGagaagttttgagtagtgaaacttcaaatatagagtttcactcttgaaaactttaaatttgaaaatgaaaaatgaatcAATTCATAGTTGGGGGTAGAAGGGACAATAGACACAAAGAAAGTATCTCTCCAACAAGAAATGACTGTATGTGTTAATGAAAAGCGAGAATGTGTCTTAGCTTCTTAGGAAGTaaatttttcgtaaaaaaattAATCTTGGAACTGACTTTATTTGAGGAATCAGAAGCCCAAATGGAATCATTGACAAAATTTGAGGGCCCAAAACATTCAGAAGCCCAACTCACTTGTTTACTTTCTGCTTCCACCTATCCACAGGgaaagcagcagcagcagcactAGTCAAAGGCAGAGCACCGGAGAGCGAGAGATGGAGGCCCTGAAAGTATGGAGTCTAACGGCGTCTCCGCTGAGGCAACTACTCcgtctatcttcttcttctaccgcAATATACGGAAGAAGATCCCACCACTCATCACTGATGCTCCGATGCGCCTCCgccgcttcttcttcttcttcttcctcaaatGCCGCAACGGCTGAAACTCCCAAACCCTCCGGCCGAAACAGAAGGGCAGCTTCTTCTTCCAATTCCACCTCCGATCGCGAGGCTATCCGCTCCATTCGTCTAAAAAAGGTCTCATCTTTGCAAGTTTATTACTATCATGGTGTCTGAAGCTACTTTCTTTTGTATCAAGACATTGTCTTTATCCACGTGGTCATGTTTGATTTTGATAATGGTTCATTAGGTTGAAGAGCTGAGAGGTCAAGGTGTTGAGCCTTATGCTTACAAGTGGGAGAAGAGCCACAGTGCAAATCAGCTCCAAGAGATATATAAGCATCTAGAGAACGGCGAAGAGTTAAACGACGAGAGTGATCGTGTTTCTATAGCTGGGAGAGTCGTTGCTCGTAGAGCGTTTGGGAAGCTTGCGTTTTTGACTCTAAGGGATGACTCTGGAACCATTCAGGTTTCATCTagcttcaatatttttttttgtttattagatCATTGAGATGGCTTTTGGTTTGATTGAAGGAATGTAATCTCTACGTTTATGTTTCTTAGCTTTACTGTGAGAAGGAAAGGCTGTCAGATGAGCAGTTTGAACAGCTGAAGGCATTCATAGACATTGGTGATATTTTGGGTGCTAGTGGCTCAATGAAGAGGACTGAGAAAGGTGAACCTTGAATCAAATGGTTAAATTTATCAATAGAGAAGCATTTAGTTTGTGGGTTTGTTTACTAACTGTCGTCTCTCTGATTTTTTTCAGGGGAGCTTTCTATATGTGTGAGCTCTTTTTCAATTCTCACAAAGTCTCTCCTTCCACTACCTGACAAGTATCATGGACTAACTGATATTGATAAACGTTACCGCCAAAGGTGACTTATGTCTTCTGTCTATGTGGTTCTGTGGTTCTAATTCTTGAAAGCAAATACTTTTTATTTGTAGGTTCCACTTACTGTGTTTGATCTTACTAGGTATGTGGATATGATTGCTAATCCTGAAGTGGCTGATGTGTTCCGCAAAAGAGCAAAAGTAGGTtatcataatataaaattttcttttgtgcATGATACCATGATCCCATACCCTTCTTCATTATTATAGAAGAAAGTTAGACTTATTTTTATTTCGCCGATCTATAATGCTCATTATCTGTTTTTTTCCTTAGTAGATAGTTTCAGAGATACGCAAGACAGTTGAGTCTTCTGGATATCTGGAGGTTGAAACTCCAGTTCTTCAGGTTTTTGGACACCTTTATCCTCAAACTTCACCTTAGATATTCAATTCCTGTATGAGAGTCGGTTTCATGAACTTGTGTGAAAACTAGGGAGCAGCTGGTGGAGCCGAAGCTAGACCCTTTGTAACGTATCATAACTCACTTGGAAGGGATCTCTACCTGAGGATTGCAACCGAGCTTCACTTGAAAAGAATGCTGGTGAGACACATCTTCCAACTTCATAATCACCCGAGAAGGTAAAATGTTTTCTCTGAATAGAATCCACTTTGTGATCACAGGTTGGAGGGTTTGAGAAAGTGTATGAAATTGGTCGTATATTTAGAAACGAAGGTCTTTCCACACGTCACAATCCTGAATTCACAACCATTGAGGTACTTCAACATATGCCTTCTCCTCTATCATCTGTATCTCTTGGACTTCCAAACTCTTGAATGGTTCAGTTTTATCTTTGTTTTAGATGTATGAAGCTTTTTCGGATTACCAAAGCATGATGGACATGGCCGAACTAATCGTCACTGGATGTGCAATGGCAGTTAATGGGAAGCTTACACTTGATTACCAGGTGAGTATCACATCTCGTGTTTTGGAAGATATAAACTCATCTGAGTCTTTGAGAAATTGAGTTGTGATTGCTCTGTGCAGGGAACAGAGATCTGCCTGGAGCGGCCGTGGAGGAGAGAAACCATGCACAATCTCGTTAAAGAGGCAACAGGAATCGATTTCAGTGAGCTAGGGGAAGATCTCGGAAAGGCCAAAGACACAGTTCTGGTGGCACTTCAAGACGTGCTTGAGCACAAGGACAAATCTGGAATTGGAGCTTGCTCTTCTCTAGGCCATCTTCTTAATGAGGTGAAGCTACTTCAGTAAACAGTTTACTATCGAATCAAATTTATTTTGCTGAAATCAATTCTTGTTTCCAGGTCTTTGAAGTTGTTGTAGAGCCAAAGCTTGTGCAGCCAACTTTTGTGTTGGACTACCCAATCGAGATATCTCCCTTGGCCAAGCCACACCGCGGGTAAAGTTGTTTCTAGAGCTCTGTACCATCTTCTAGACCACTCCTCTTATATTctgaaaacatttataaatgtaaATGGCGTTTTTCTTTGTGGCAACAGTAATGCAGGTTTGACTGAAAGATTTGAGCTGTTCATCTGTGGCCGTGAAATGGCAAACGCATTCTCTGAATTGACTGATCCTGTGGACCAGGTATACAATCTTCCACATAACCGCATTTTTGTGTCTTCTTGAATAACATTGCATATAGTAAATGATCtgctttttagttttctttgtGTACACTGGATCATAAAAGATTAATgatatgatttaaaatttggCAGAGGAGGCGGTTGGAAGAGCAAGTAAGGCAGCATAACGCAAAGCGAGCGGCGGCTGCAGCAGAAACTCCTGAGGGAAAGGCAaagaaagatgatgatgatgatgatgatgatgatgaatcatATGAGGTGACACTAGACGAAGACTTTCTCACTGCTCTAGAATACGGAATGCCTCCTGCTTCTGGAATGGTACTTACTATcttattttctttcttctatACGCTCAGATTAATAGTATTGACGTTACTTAGTCAAAACATGACCAAGCTTGTATGCTCAAGTACTTATATGAGGTCACTGTTATTGTTTTTCCGTATCTCGTAGGGGCTTGGTATTGACAGGCTGGTGATGCTGTTGACAAACTCTGCGAGTATAAGAGACGTCATTGCGTTTCCTGTTCTGAAAGTTCAGCAGTAACACTTATGCCGAACATGGGTAATACATGTTTTAGCTTTAGCATtctttgtgtattttttttggttatttctcCACCAGAGGAAGTTGCAAGAAGCATGTGTAACATACGCAATTAGATAACTAAAACAAATCCAATGATTTTATTCTTGAAAAGTGCTTGAAACCGAAATAGACATAATAATACATACGAAAAGAGTTCCATCATGTTATTGGTGGCCTCTCTTCTAGTTTATCCCATTCGAGTTATTGTAAACATTACACGTTTTCATGAAATCTCCTAATATGCTGATGCATGTATTAGACACATGATGAGAGTACTGGATTAAAACTGATTCTGTCTTCTTGTAAGAGAATGAAGCTTcaatctctcttctctcttactTTTGCTGATTATCTGATTGATTCTGTGTCGACAAAATATGATCTCCTGTTGTTTAGGTTAGGGACAAagctacaaaagaaaaaaaaaattaatcattgCTTTCGATTAATTGCTTCCAGTGTTATttgattattctttttttttccttggaaAATGACAAGCTAACACCAATGTTTAGAAAGTCTAAACATGGATTATACAAAGGGTTTATTGGGTTTTGTCTATTTGGGGTATAATAATGCTCTTAGGTTTTAGCATTAGAGTTTGATCAGGTTACTTGTGGAATGTAATGTATTTGACCACTTATTATATAATGATTGATGCCTAGTTGCCTACACACACATGTGAGACAAGTAACATGTTGTATGGCTTTTGAGTTTAATTGATCTCAAATCATACATGTCAGAACTCAGAAGCATCCTATGTCACATCATTATACTCTACATCACCACACGCATTTACATACCtaggtgtgtgtgtgtgtatcaATAGAGATTTGCATACATTTGGTAGACCTGCATGATTACATCATATAGATCATATCTGGATTTGTCAACTACACAGTATATATAGAAATTGTCTTCTGATAAGTACATTCCTTCATGTGGGAACTTCAATTAACAtcaatcatttattttatatttatatagacTTACAAGATAACAAAACTGATTACATAATCATATGATTTGCAACTAGACTTTTATATTCTACTTATTTTTATTAGTATCGTCACCATATATCATAACCAAACTTACACTAATTTGTATTAGaacttttaaaatacaataCTAACTATAGATAAACATgacataaaaaaataactatGTAATATTAGTTACTTTTAACAAAGGAAAGATTATtattcttattatataaaacagATAAAATCTCTGATCTCAGAGAGGATCCAATCCAAGACAGAGATTATTAACCAAGAGAAGAGAGTTAAAAAAGACTTCACCTTTTTAGAGAAAGCAAATTCGAGGAGTTTACTTTATCTGTGAGTGAAAACAAACTAAAGGGTTTTTGAAAATCTCAAAACGATGCCATCATTGTCACTCTCAAATCATAAAAGTAAATACTCTACTTTTCTTTTTTGCTTTATTACCATGGTTGATTGTTATCAACTGGAATATGTTCTTTTTTCAATTACTAGTATTGTTTGGTCCCTGTACTTTTGTCTGCTCTCCCTCATCTGATCAACTCGTTATTTATGGTCTTTGGATTCTATCCAAGACGAGAGATATATACTAACTTCTTTGCTGCTCTGTTTCTACTTTTTATTCAGAAATCAAAAGTGTGTCCTTTTCTCAATCTGGGCATATCAATGGGCACACAAAGTTTCTAACTTTGCCAAAGACAAAAGAGATCTTGTTGAATTGGTTGATGATTGGAACATATGTTTTGATGAGGGTTTTGCTTTGTAAGATCCAGTGCCCTTCTTTCATCTGCTTCTGTAAGCCTTCTCCTCACATCTACGCATCTGGTTCTCTGAAATTGGAGGACACTCCTCCTCCTCAAGTCTCTTCGGTTGTTGATGACAATGATGATGATCAGTATGTTGATGCACAAGTAGAGGAAGTTGTTGATCATGTTGATAGTTTGGTGAATGAGGGAACAGAAGAAGAGTGTGCTGTAGAGGGAAAGGAAGAAGATTGTGCCTTAGAGGAAGGTCAAAGTAATGGAGAGATTCTGAAGAGCAGTCTAAAAAAGGAAACTTTAGATTCAGAGGATGGtgagagaagggagaagaagaaggtgcAGTGGGTGGATTTGATGGGGAAAGAGCTTGCTGAGATCCGTGAATTCGAGTCTAGGTTAGTCTCTTGATATGAAAGATTGAATCTTTTACTCTATTCACACTTCAAAGTTGTACTTGCATTTATCTGATTACTTGTTTTATTTgcagtgaagaagaagagatcagaTATGATGGCGATAGAAGCTGTGTTTGCGTTATTCTGTGATCAATCCTGTTTAGTTAAGGCAATGGTGAAAGGTGAAGAAGCTGTTGGTCTTCTTGTGGCTTTAGCTTTGGAATCCATATACATTGAGGTAGTAGTAGTACATATAGTAGTAGAATCTGCCACTATGTTCTTGAACCAATCTACATTTGCTAGCCTGAGGTTATATGATGTTTCCAAATATAGAATGGTAGCATTCTGTTGCGGTATTAGGATTGTGAAAAGAATTGTTTTCTATGACCAGTTAGTGAATGGCTCTCTCACTCTATATTTCAAGAAGCTTTGAGTGTGATAATTATATTCTGGAGTTGTTCAGTTTCTCATTTTAAGCATATGGTTGTCTTGACCTTCAAATCTAACTTAGAACATATGCAATTAGATAAAATCTAATGACTTGGTGTTCTAATGAACACATTATTCTCTGGTTCAAAAGTCATTACAACACTgacaatttattaaaaattattccaTGCATATGATGATCTAATGATCACATTATTCTCTGGTTTAAAAAGCCATTACATTATTACATTATTTGTTTGCAAGCTAGTAGAATAATCCTTGCTTATTTTGGAATAtgatcatctctctctctcgtgtCCAAGAGCGAACCCGGCTGATCTATCTCAGTAACCACcctgaaacaaacaaaagtCAAAAGAGATTCAGTGATGAAGAAACATGAGTTTTAATGTTGTTGTCCAAGCTCCCGTGTAAGAAGAGTATCTGGACTAACCTGAGATGTTGTTCATTGGGTTGCCAGCTTCAGGCTCCTTAATCCCAGACATCAGGAACTTCTTTGCAGCAGAGGCAGCATGTTCCAAGGAACCTCTTagaacctgcaaaaaaaaaaattgcagatatttattatcaaatagtTCTGTTGCAGCAACTTAGTTTAGAGTAGAGCTTTTTCATTGTCATGTTGTTGTTACCTTCTCGCTCACAACGCTTCCACCCTCACCAGCGTTACTCAGTCCCTTTTTAACGATGTCTGCTCCAACCTTCTCTTCCTCGTTTTCAAGAGTATCCTTGATGGCATCAACCTTGGCCGCAAGACCAAGGAGAGTGCAACCACCACCAACAACACTACCCTGAAGAAACCCAATGAGATCATTAAGATCAAAATCGTATAACAAACTCCT is drawn from Brassica rapa cultivar Chiifu-401-42 chromosome A05, CAAS_Brap_v3.01, whole genome shotgun sequence and contains these coding sequences:
- the LOC117134068 gene encoding uncharacterized transmembrane protein DDB_G0289901-like → MHFVYFLCGIGTLKGVYDVKENFFTPTSNVPRAGPRNSVFEAPTLVNATSSRAPPTPSSMGNTAGGGSVSRALVSDGGSILSSTGSMGGGGSMSRALISDGGSILSSTGSMGGGGSMSRGLISNGGSIMSSTESMGGGSLLSRALISDGGSIMSSMGSMDGSTEHNRSMMIGLQGFPQVYSMPGSSYPSAAGGHFQTHVQAMNSLSSMSLMNSNYMTRTLKGVYDVKENFFIPTSNARRVGPRNSVFGARTLVNATSSRAPPPPSSMGNTAGGGSMSRALVSDGGSILSSTGSMGGGGSMSRALIFDGGSILSSTGSMGGGGSMSRGLISDGGSIMSSTGSMGGGGLLSRALISDGGSIMSSMESMDGSTKHNRSMMIGLQGSPQVYSMPGSSYPSAAGGHFQTHVQAMNSLSSMSLMNSNYMTRTLKGVYDVKENSFIPTSNSPRAGPRNSVFGVPTLVNATSSRAPPPPSSMGNAAGGGSMSKALVSDGGSILSSTGSMCGGGSMSRALISDVGSILSSTGSMGGGGSMSRGLISDGGSIMRSTGSMGGGGLLSRALISDGGSIMSSMGSMDGSTAHNRSMMFGLQGTS
- the LOC103870126 gene encoding lysine--tRNA ligase, chloroplastic/mitochondrial, which produces MEALKVWSLTASPLRQLLRLSSSSTAIYGRRSHHSSLMLRCASAASSSSSSSNAATAETPKPSGRNRRAASSSNSTSDREAIRSIRLKKVEELRGQGVEPYAYKWEKSHSANQLQEIYKHLENGEELNDESDRVSIAGRVVARRAFGKLAFLTLRDDSGTIQLYCEKERLSDEQFEQLKAFIDIGDILGASGSMKRTEKGELSICVSSFSILTKSLLPLPDKYHGLTDIDKRYRQRYVDMIANPEVADVFRKRAKIVSEIRKTVESSGYLEVETPVLQGAAGGAEARPFVTYHNSLGRDLYLRIATELHLKRMLVGGFEKVYEIGRIFRNEGLSTRHNPEFTTIEMYEAFSDYQSMMDMAELIVTGCAMAVNGKLTLDYQGTEICLERPWRRETMHNLVKEATGIDFSELGEDLGKAKDTVLVALQDVLEHKDKSGIGACSSLGHLLNEVFEVVVEPKLVQPTFVLDYPIEISPLAKPHRGNAGLTERFELFICGREMANAFSELTDPVDQRRRLEEQVRQHNAKRAAAAAETPEGKAKKDDDDDDDDDESYEVTLDEDFLTALEYGMPPASGMGLGIDRLVMLLTNSASIRDVIAFPVLKVQQ
- the LOC103870128 gene encoding uncharacterized protein LOC103870128; this translates as MIGTYVLMRVLLCKIQCPSFICFCKPSPHIYASGSLKLEDTPPPQVSSVVDDNDDDQYVDAQVEEVVDHVDSLVNEGTEEECAVEGKEEDCALEEGQSNGEILKSSLKKETLDSEDGERREKKKVQWVDLMGKELAEIREFESSEEEEIRYDGDRSCVCVIL